Genomic segment of Mycolicibacterium sarraceniae:
TGCAGGGCCACGGCGATGACTTCGCTGCCGGCCACAGTGCCGCTGCAACGCGCATCTGGGCAGCGCACGGCGGCTGGGCCGGCCAATCGGCGCAATCGTTGGGTGCCTGGGCCGCGACGCTGGGCAAGCGCGCGGAAGCGCTGGTAACCAACGTGGATGACCACGGCCAGCACTTACACACCACGGCCCGCACCTTCGCCGTCACCGAAGAGCGACGCGCCGACAAACTGGCTGACGTCTACCGGGGATAATGCACGATGAGCATGTCCCTGGCCGACCTGGACCGGTGGGACCCCAACGCCATCC
This window contains:
- a CDS encoding WXG100 family type VII secretion target, which codes for MPDKLSVNVEGVDASATQVQGHGDDFAAGHSAAATRIWAAHGGWAGQSAQSLGAWAATLGKRAEALVTNVDDHGQHLHTTARTFAVTEERRADKLADVYRG